The genome window GATTGGCCACACGACGCGACCGCTCTTCAAATGCCCTGGATAAAGCAAGGGGACAGTGTCCACGGAGGGCTCGGATCGGAGAAACTCTTTCGACCGAAAATCAACTACCCGTCCGGTTGAAACCTGTATTCCAAGATTCTCAAGGGAGGATGTCAGACAGTCGGCGGTCTTACTGACTTCCAAATCTTCGTTGCCGGCGGGGAGGTGTATGACTCGTTGTGGATCGCTCTCCGAAACAACCGTCCCCTGCCGCACTAAGTGTGTCTCGATTTCTGCTGCACTGCGCCAATTGCTGATTCGGAGCTCGCAATTCGGCGAGCCGCGAATCGCATGAAAGACAATGGTCTCTTGCAGCACCTGATCGTCGGCGAAAAGTTCATCGCGCTTCTCGAAGAGGGTTACGTGCCGGAGCGCCATGAAGGAGAGGAAGGCCTCCCGGAACGGCTGAAAGTACGGACCGTTACAGAAGCTCCTGGGAGTAATCGCGGCCATCTCGCCTCCTGCCGTCAAGAGGCGTGATGCCATCCAGACGAAGCCGGCGTACAGATTCGTGGTCTCCAACCCGGCGCGTCGGAGTATCCGCCGCGCATCTGAATTGGTCGCTATCTTGCCGTACGGTGGATTGATCGCGCAGTGGGTAAATCGCTCGCGCTTGCTGAAAAGTCCATCCGCGATTAGCGCGGCCTCTTGCAGAAAATCTCGCGCATGAATTTCGCACGTCGCACGAATGCCCATGCCTGAAGCCATTTCCAGGCAATCATCGAGAACGAGTTGAAGCCCGGGTAGGAACGCAGGTTCGATCTCCCATGCCTCTATATGCAGGGACTTCGGCTTGGACCTCAGGGACAGGAGGCGTTCCACAAATGCCGCCGACAGCGAGCCCAAACCGGCTCCGGCGTCCAAGAATCTGATGTGCTCGCCATACCCCTGAAACTGGCCTGCCAAGTAGCGACCGACGGAAGGAGGGGTAAGGAACTGCCCCAGCCTCGATCGAGAACCGCCGTCCAGACGCCCGCACACCTCCTCCCTTAGCCGATCTGCGAGGGCTAGTGCGTTGGGTTCCTTTGCGCTGCGGATGAGCATTTATCTAAGGTTACGGCGCGACATCCAGCGGTTCCAGTTGGAACCCCGGCGCGGATGATGCGCCGATCCGGTCACGGAGCACGCGCAATATCGCCGTGTCGGGAATGACGGGCGCCGGTACTGGGCCCGAACTCCCCCCCGGGCCACCGCGCACAATCGGCGTCTTGCTCCGCGAACGGTGGGCTCCGGGCGTCCCTTCACCGATCACGTCAACCTCCCCGTCACCTTTCGGCTGAAGCCTGCGTACGAGCTGGGCCCCTATCCTCCGTCGGAAGGGGCAGCGGCGTCGAACCAGCACCTGCAGCACTACGCACCAGACTCCGCCAGCCAGGCACCTGCATCACGCGCAACCCAAACATCCAAAATGCAAATTCAAGCAACCCAAACATCACAGTGCGCACGGAGCAACATTGTCGATGATTTGACGTCCTTTGGATCGCGGCATTATTTGTCCTCGTAGCAATCGAGATGCTTGACGTCCGCATTCCGAGATGCATACTGATCCCGTTCTTATGAGCCAAGACCCAACTTCGCCCGAGACTCCCACCGCGCCGAGCACCGATTCCGAGCTCGCAAAACCGCAGCGGCGCACCACGTTGACCAGAACCATTCCCACAGACCGGGTGACCTTCCCTCGCCAGTGCGAGATCATCCGGGCGCACGCCGCTGCATACGAAGCTGAGGGCGCGCCTGTGGTGGTCGAGGCTCTCACTAAGTTCGCCGACATGACCCCGGGCACGATCAGCATGGGGAATGCGTTCCTCCTGGATGTCGGGATTATTCGCAAGGAGGGACGGAAGTTCCTGCCCTCCGACGAATTGATGGCAATGCATCGGATGTACGGCATCGACGAGTCGCGGGCGTGGAGCAAACTCGCACCGTTGTTCGAGCGTTCGTGGTTTGGTCAGCGATTGATTCCTCTGCTGAAATTCAAGCCCATGACCGAGGACGAGGCTGTTCACGAGCTTGCCGAGGTCTCCACCGCTGAAGCCGGCCATCTTCCGCAGCTTCGGGTGATCGTCGAGTACCTGATCCTCGTAGGCCTCATCGTACGACAAGGCGGACAGTTGAAGCTGAAGAACCCAACCACCACGTCCGAGCCATCTCCCTCGATCCAGCAACCCCAAGGTGATGCCCCGAAAACCGGCAACGGCGAGCCTGCCGCCTTCGACAATCCGCCCGCCATCTTGCTCCTCGACCCGAAGGGAAAACGTCGAGTGTTGGTCCAAGCCCCGCCGACCGTGACCCAGAAGGAGTTGGACCGAATCAAGAACTGGCTCGCGGTTCAGCTGATCGTCGAGGAGGACGCACAAACCGACCTGCCCCGGTGAAGATTTTGGCCCCGCGAGGGGCCGAAACGGTTAGCCCCGGGGCGTTAGCGCGCACACCGGGGCAGAACCGAACTCGGGTGGAACGAGACCCCACTCCGAGCGAATAGAAGGTCCGCCGGTTGTCTTACACCGGTCTTCTCTTCGGATCAAGCAGCGTCTCCCTTGAAAGGCCAGTTCGATGATCATCGAGCATTGGTGCTGCCCCGGAGCGGGATGGCGTGAGGTGGAGATCACCTTGGTCATCTGTCCGATCTCGGGGCGGCAGGAAGTTCCTGAGCCGCAGCGGCGGTTCTGGATCCGCGGCTAACTGCCGTCGCTGAACACCAAGCCGCGGGGGCAAAAGCTCCCGCGGCTTCCCGGTGACCCGCGAGCGCCTACGCCCCAATTCGATGCACCCATCCGTCTGGCAGCGGGCCAACCCCGCATCCGTCATCTCGACAACCGAAGAAGAAGAAGACCATGAAAACCGTCAACCTCCGGCGATTCTCCGACCCCGACGCGCTCAAAGAGCTCGCTCCGCCACGGCTGCATGAACTGCTCGTCCCTCACCGCGGGTTCTTCGAAGGCAAGGGCCTCAACATCGGGCCTCTTGGTTCGTGCGCCGAGTTCGACTATCCGGCTCTCGCGACCCTTTTCGCATCTCCAGACGACATCCCGCCCGAGTTGGTGGAGAAGTTCGACATGATCCGACAGCTGGGCAGCCCAAACGGGCTCGACCACATTGTTGAGGGCCTGCGCGCCCGGAGCATCGTGATCGCATTCGATCCGGACTCGTCGCCAGCGGATGTCGCGGCGCAACTGCTTCTCCGTGATCGCAGGCTGTTCAACGAACTGCATGCCGAGCAGGCCGTCTCCAGGTTCCGCTCCTTCACCTATTTTGTCTCTCGCCAAAGGGTGCGGAGGGTTCAACCGCCGGAGGATCTGAGCCCACTTGAGGCAGAACTCAACGACTTCTACGAACAGCACCACCGGGGCAGGACGGCTCGCGTCTTCTACCGGGAGAAGGATGGCCACTTCTGGTATTACATTCGTCACGCGGAGCCCATGAAACGCGAGGGCTCCGTCGAACTCCGCGGCAACGCATCCGGCTGCACAATCTATCGGCCTGAACGCCATGATCTGGTCATCTACGACAGCGTGCGTTGCGAACTCGCCGTCCACGGGGACAGCCGCTACGAGCCCGAGCTGTTCCGACGCGCCTTCGGCCGGCACCTGTTCAATGACGCCGACTTCTTCCCGACGACCACGAAGAAGTACACCCTTGAACCTCTGAAGACGGCCCAACGGGCCGCGCTCGTCTCCGCGGGAATCCCGGGGATTGAGGCGATCACGCTGGTGGAGGTCGAACTCGCCACCCCCGGGGCGCTGTGGGTAAGGGAGCGGTATCAAGCGCAGGACGTCTTCGGCGTCTTTGAACGGCGAGGCTACTCGATTCCGATGACGCTGGAGGTCAGGAAGGCCAAGTTCCTCGTCCACTTCACTGACTCCAAAAGACCACGAACGCTGACCATCAGTCCATCGAACCACGCGCAGTTCGGGCGGGACGATGATGCAGTGGTCCTCGCGCCATGGCTCCAGCGTCAGGGCTTCGTTCACCCCGCCGAGCATTCTGAACCGAACTCCAATGGCACTCTGGAAAGCGCTTGAAGTCTTCGAGTTTCCATCCGCGCCGCTGATCGAGTGGCGACTTCATCTCGGCGCGGACGCGGACACCGTTGCCAACTACCTTCGCCCGTCCGCCCAACGCGTCGCGACGTGTCCCTGCGTTCATCCCGCGCCCTGCGGATGCCGTCATGAGCTTGTTCCGTTCGACGATGATCGCTTCGCGGCAATCTGCAGGTGTCCTGGATCAGCCTGCCCAACTTTCCAGGTCACCGCCGCTGACGGGCTGGTGTACGATCTCGATGTCGCAGGTCTCGCGGTCGCCATCGGCCGATCTCTCGGCTTTGCCCCTGTTGCTCCAAACGCAATCACGGGCACTCGATGTTCATTCGCCGCGGGCGCACTTCCAAGCGCAGGGCATCCAGCGGTCCTGACTGTCGCTGGCATGCCACCCAACTTCCTCAGAGAGTTCGCCACCCTTCGTTCAGTCCTACCCGGCCCATTTGTTCAGCTGACGCCAACTGCGTCGATTCTGAGTGCCGAGTCGCTCGGCCAAATGCAGCAGCACTCGGCACTGCATATCCCGTTGGACCGCCACGTCGCGACAAAGGCTGGTGGTGGATTTGAAGTGCGCGACACAGCCGATGCTTTGATACGGCGGTTCATCGGGAGCGCCGTGAAGATGATGCCCCATCAGCAGGTGTCCGCAGCCATCTCGGCTCGCCAGCCGCCGGAACGATTCGTCTTCCGCAGGTCCGGTCAGGTCTGGCGTGTTGTGTTCGCCGGGGGGCCGGAGTTTCACCTCGCTGACAACCTGGGAGCGCGCTATCTCGACCATCTGTTGCACCATGCCGGCGAAACCATCGGGGCACTTGACCTTGAAGTAGCGGTAACCCCTGAAAAGGCGACGTCGCGATCAGGCACTTCGATTCATCTCGCCGCGGACCCGGAGGCCAACCGCAACTACCTCCGGGATTTGGCCAGGTTGCGAGCGGATCGCGACCAAGCGAGAGACCAAGGTCGCCATGTCGAGGCGGACGAAATCGAAGCAGAAATCGGCCCGCTTGAGGCCGCCCTGAACAAAGGCGAAATTGCCACCGATACCGGAGAGCGAGCGCGAGGGAACGTCAGCAAGGCAATCAGGGCGGTCGAGCGTTCGCTCTTAAAAGGAGAGAGGCACGAGAGGGCGTTCGGCGAGCACCTCAAGCAGTGCGTGAGCAAGGGATATTCATTCCGGTACGCCCATCCGACCGGAGGTGTCTGGCACTAGAGTCGTAGCACAACGTTTGGGAAGCCCGGCTTCCCAATTGGGAAGCGTCATTTCCCGCCATTTAGGCAGATGCCTGGATGGCGGGTTTCGTTTTCGCCCCGCCAGAAGGCGCCGACGAAGAAGATGCAAACGACGCAGAACCAACAATCGCTAGCGATGCGCGAGGCGCGACGTCGCCTCCGCCTGACGCAGTTCGCGCTGGCGAAGCGGGTGGGATGCTCCGAATCCCAGATCACAAAGATCGAGACCGGCAGAGCCACCCCGGAGAAGTGGCTGAAGGAAGCAATTGCCCGGGAACTGGGCGTCGCCACGTGGGAGGTCGGCGTATG of Verrucomicrobiia bacterium contains these proteins:
- a CDS encoding Eco57I restriction-modification methylase domain-containing protein; this encodes MLIRSAKEPNALALADRLREEVCGRLDGGSRSRLGQFLTPPSVGRYLAGQFQGYGEHIRFLDAGAGLGSLSAAFVERLLSLRSKPKSLHIEAWEIEPAFLPGLQLVLDDCLEMASGMGIRATCEIHARDFLQEAALIADGLFSKRERFTHCAINPPYGKIATNSDARRILRRAGLETTNLYAGFVWMASRLLTAGGEMAAITPRSFCNGPYFQPFREAFLSFMALRHVTLFEKRDELFADDQVLQETIVFHAIRGSPNCELRISNWRSAAEIETHLVRQGTVVSESDPQRVIHLPAGNEDLEVSKTADCLTSSLENLGIQVSTGRVVDFRSKEFLRSEPSVDTVPLLYPGHLKSGRVVWPIPASKKANAIVASIGTEGLLVPNGVYVLVKRFSAKEERRRIVAALFEPISSPARYNRVGFENHLNYFHTNGRPLEKALATGLALFLNSTLVDRLFRQFNGHTQVNASDLRRLRYPSAAELRRLAASVSEGAADQDEIDESLARTLSLKMQAA
- a CDS encoding helix-turn-helix transcriptional regulator, with translation MREARRRLRLTQFALAKRVGCSESQITKIETGRATPEKWLKEAIARELGVATWEVGV